The Dehalococcoidia bacterium DNA window CACAACTACCAAGACAAGCAAGCGTCGGGGGGTTCGTGCCAGGGACAACGACTTTGTTACCAGCAAATTGAAAAAGCCCGCCAGCTTGAGAGCCGAAACGAAGATCATCATACCGAGGAGAAGCCCAATCGTGTTGAAATCGATGGCATCCACTGCCTCCTCGAAGGTGAGCACCCCGAAGAGGATCATCAGCACTGCGCCGGTGAAGGCGGCAGAAGGGCGATCCACATTGACCTTGGGCAGCCTGGTGAAGGCGATGCCAATGTAGGTGACAACTAAAATAAAGACGGCAATCAAAGCATCATCTCGTGCCCGGATAGCGCCAGGAAGAATTCCAAATCAGTTCTATTTGATCTATTATATCAATTCCTTTGCTCTTCTGATCACAAAGGGGCATTGAGGAACCTTGTTGTTGCCCTGTGCCGATGGTATCATCTTCACAGTCACCAGCAGTTCAACTGACCCAATGCAGCAATAAGGAGCAGCAATCCCATGAATATCAACCAGGCCCAACCGTCCCCCTTTCCCCGAATGACCGTCGGCGTCATGGGATCAGCAGGCGGGAAGCTGGAAAACAAGGCTTGCCAGATCGTTCATCGCTTGGGTGTGACCATTGCCAAAAGGGGTTATGTTCTTATTACTGGAGCCTGTCCGGGTCTGCCGCAACAAGCCGTCAACGGCGCCCGGGAGGCGGGTGGGATTGTAGTGGGAGTGTCCCCTGCCCTCAACCTGGAAGAGCATGTGAGAAAGTATCAATCACCCACTCGTGGCTACAATGCCATCATCTACACCGGCAGCGGACTCATGGGACGCGAGATAGAGAACATCAGAAGCTGCGACGTGGTTATCTTTGCCGGAGGCCGATCCGGAACGCTGGGGGAATTCGCCATCGCCTACGATGAGGCGAAGGTAATTGGGGTTCTGGAAGGCACAGGAGGCATTACCGAGCATTTGAAGGAAATCATCGGCTTTATGCAGAAGGAGACAGGAGCAATCGTGTGCTATGATGCCGATCCGGAGCGTCTGCTGGATCGGCTGGAGCGCATCTACAAAGAACGAATCCTTCCTCACCACTTAAAGGCCATCGAGGACTGTGACCCGGGTGGAACGTCACCGGACTAGCCATCAGAGACAAAACAAAGCGCGCATCTGATCACATCTCGATCAATTCTATTCCGGAGAAGAAGCCTTTGATCCAAGCCATCTCCTCCCCGGGCAACATGCGCCCCGGCATTCCCGCTGTGGGTTTGCCGATCCTCTCGCCCTTGGATAGTCCTAGCGGGTTATAGGGCAAAAGCCAGCAGCGCCTTACTCCTATCTCTTTGAACATCGCCGCAATCTGCTCCAGGTTTTTTGCCTGAGCGGTGATGCCGGGGATCAAAGGAACCCTGGGAATGACGCCGGAAGGCCTCTCCCGTACCAGTCGGGCCAGATTGCTGAAGATGACCTCATTCTCCTTGCCGGTATATTTTCGGTGCAGCTCCGGGTCGGCTAGTTTGATGTCAAATAGAATCAGATCAAGCCAGCCCAGTATTTTTTTATTGAACTCATCAAAATCGAAAAAGCCGCAAGTCTCGATTGCGGTCTGGATTCCGTTTTGCTTTAACTGTTGCAGGAGGAGTGAAGTATAGTCGATAAAGAGAGTCGGTTCGCCCCCTGATAAAGTCACTCCCCCGCCTGAGGTCTCATAATAGGCTTCGTCGCGGAGGACGATCTCCACAAGCTCATCAATCTCGTAGAAACGGCCGATCTGCCTCAGGCCCCGGCCCGGACAAGCTTCAACACACGTGCCACAGCGTTTGCATGCCGCCCGGTCGATGCGTCCCGGCAAGTCCAGGTGCGCTGCGCCGTTG harbors:
- a CDS encoding SLC13 family permease, with the protein product MIAVFILVVTYIGIAFTRLPKVNVDRPSAAFTGAVLMILFGVLTFEEAVDAIDFNTIGLLLGMMIFVSALKLAGFFNLLVTKSLSLARTPRRLLVLVVVATAVSSAFLVNDAVVLLFTPIVILRLFSFDFSLDFD
- a CDS encoding glycyl-radical enzyme activating protein: MNRQPLVFDIKRHSLDDGPGIRTVIFFKGCPLRCSWCHNPESIDPGPEIGFYPSACIRCGDCAAACPNGAAHLDLPGRIDRAACKRCGTCVEACPGRGLRQIGRFYEIDELVEIVLRDEAYYETSGGGVTLSGGEPTLFIDYTSLLLQQLKQNGIQTAIETCGFFDFDEFNKKILGWLDLILFDIKLADPELHRKYTGKENEVIFSNLARLVRERPSGVIPRVPLIPGITAQAKNLEQIAAMFKEIGVRRCWLLPYNPLGLSKGERIGKPTAGMPGRMLPGEEMAWIKGFFSGIELIEM